One Pseudomonas sp. C27(2019) DNA window includes the following coding sequences:
- the recB gene encoding exodeoxyribonuclease V subunit beta, giving the protein MSHFQTTERPLALQFPLYGSRLIEASAGTGKTYTIAALYIRLILQHGIDSQAAFTRALLPPEILVVTFTDAATQELRDRVRAKLVEAAQVFRQEQGAPDNLLKQLRSDYPQEQWAACAQRLDQAAQWMDEAAISTIHSWCQRMLREHAFDSGSLFTQTLETDHSDLLALVVKDYWRQQCYPLQDSNVLWALEHWQQPDVLQRKISPLLNAQKTAAKPDDPQQTLAQLLDKGIAKQQQTLRDLKAPWQQWTQELRDMLDAAVEAKAVNGSKVRPSYYLPWLEKINSWAADDNQVQLDIGKGLTRLTPDGLHDAWKDSSAVPQHQALDAMQQLPDALDNLNRALDEQALWHAASWIKQRFNLEKQQRAQMGFDDMLTRLDSALRGPSGTRLAEVIRQQFPVALIDEFQDTDPLQYRIFDAVYQIEANNSATGLFLIGDPKQAIYSFRGADIHTYLYARKATDGRHYNLETNFRSTESMVNAVNQLFELSEQRTDSQGAFLFKEKSSNALPFLPVNAKGRNQQWWVAGDNQPALNIWLLDSQEPLSRAQYLEDMAASSASEIVRLLNLAQQGKAGFKDADDQLQALQPNDIAVLVRDMHEAQAIRKHLAQRHVRSVYLSDKDSVFESQEAQDVLTWLLACLHPDNERALKSALASSTFALPLSELEHINQDELLWEKRVLQFQGYLKSWHKQGVLPMLRKIMHDFQLPQRLVQRANGERALTNLLHLAELLQHAARELDGEFALLRYLQTACIGQAGSAQEQVLRLESDESLVRVITIHKSKGLEYPLVFLPFICGFRAQEGKQPFTIQVDGKRQLMLHADQQSLVQAEKERLGEDLRLLYVALTRARHACWLGMADLKKGRGKTSVLHHSAIGYLLNNGQALATSQGLEQWLEPFKQLDGHSNLISAVSALPEPTDDFLHNNLADFEAKWRKPLRRTREHWWIASYSALRLTAEAPVSDAKSAERVEDLAPQTALAQNISDDEQDDLTAASLPSTTASHIPEGMHSFPRGAKPGTFLHGLLEWAAEQGFAATLQDPEGAQTYIQARSESYGFEAYSDLLLSWLKDYLTYPFMIDGQPMVLSELQHYQAEMEFWFATSKADTQLLDQSVREFVLADAPRPYLVPERLNGMFKGFIDLVLEHQGRYYVVDYKSNWLGEQDADYSFETMNESVLEHRYDLQYALYILALHRLLKLRISDYDYDTHMGGAVYMFLRGARNDSQGLHCARPDRQLIEQMDALFKVKTQEAQA; this is encoded by the coding sequence ATGAGCCATTTTCAGACAACAGAACGGCCTTTGGCATTGCAGTTTCCCTTGTATGGTAGTCGCTTAATTGAGGCCAGTGCCGGGACAGGAAAAACCTACACCATTGCTGCGCTGTATATACGCTTAATTTTACAGCACGGCATTGACTCACAGGCCGCTTTTACGCGCGCTTTATTGCCGCCAGAAATTTTAGTGGTGACCTTTACCGATGCCGCAACGCAAGAGTTACGTGATCGAGTGCGGGCCAAACTCGTTGAAGCGGCACAGGTGTTTCGTCAAGAGCAGGGCGCACCAGACAATTTATTAAAGCAGTTACGCAGCGATTACCCACAAGAGCAGTGGGCAGCGTGCGCCCAGCGCCTAGATCAGGCCGCACAATGGATGGATGAAGCAGCGATTTCAACCATTCACTCTTGGTGTCAGCGCATGTTGCGCGAGCATGCCTTTGATAGTGGCAGTTTGTTTACCCAAACTCTAGAAACTGATCACAGCGATTTATTAGCCTTGGTGGTTAAAGATTATTGGCGTCAGCAGTGTTACCCCCTCCAAGATAGCAATGTGCTGTGGGCTTTAGAACATTGGCAGCAGCCTGATGTATTGCAGCGTAAAATCAGCCCCTTATTGAATGCACAAAAAACAGCGGCCAAGCCTGATGATCCGCAGCAAACACTGGCGCAATTATTAGATAAGGGTATTGCCAAGCAACAGCAAACACTGCGTGATTTAAAAGCCCCTTGGCAACAATGGACACAAGAGCTGCGCGATATGCTTGACGCTGCTGTAGAGGCCAAGGCAGTCAATGGTTCTAAGGTTCGACCATCTTATTATTTGCCATGGTTAGAGAAAATTAATAGCTGGGCAGCAGACGACAACCAAGTACAACTCGATATTGGCAAGGGTTTAACGCGTTTAACGCCTGATGGTTTACATGACGCGTGGAAAGACAGCAGCGCCGTACCTCAGCATCAGGCTTTAGATGCCATGCAGCAGCTACCAGATGCGCTGGATAACTTGAATCGCGCACTGGATGAGCAAGCACTATGGCACGCGGCAAGCTGGATTAAGCAGCGCTTTAATCTAGAAAAACAACAACGCGCGCAAATGGGTTTTGATGACATGCTTACGCGCCTTGATAGCGCCTTGCGAGGGCCAAGTGGCACGCGTCTGGCTGAGGTTATTCGTCAGCAGTTCCCAGTGGCCTTAATTGACGAATTCCAAGACACCGACCCACTGCAATACCGTATTTTTGACGCTGTGTATCAGATTGAAGCTAACAATAGCGCAACGGGATTATTTTTAATTGGCGATCCAAAGCAAGCGATTTACAGCTTTAGAGGCGCCGATATCCATACCTACCTTTATGCACGTAAAGCGACTGATGGGCGGCATTACAATCTTGAAACCAACTTTCGCTCTACCGAGTCAATGGTCAATGCGGTCAATCAGCTGTTTGAGTTATCTGAACAGCGCACAGACAGTCAGGGTGCCTTCCTGTTTAAAGAAAAATCGAGTAATGCCTTGCCGTTTCTGCCTGTTAACGCCAAGGGCCGTAACCAACAATGGTGGGTTGCTGGAGACAATCAGCCGGCGCTGAATATTTGGCTATTAGATTCGCAAGAACCTCTATCGCGAGCGCAGTACTTAGAGGACATGGCCGCAAGCAGTGCCTCTGAAATTGTGCGCTTGCTCAATCTGGCGCAGCAAGGTAAAGCCGGTTTTAAAGATGCCGATGACCAATTACAAGCATTGCAGCCTAATGATATTGCGGTCTTGGTGAGAGACATGCATGAAGCACAGGCGATTCGTAAACATTTAGCGCAGCGTCATGTGCGCAGCGTATATCTGTCCGATAAAGACTCCGTGTTTGAAAGCCAAGAAGCGCAGGATGTACTGACTTGGCTGCTGGCGTGTTTGCACCCAGACAACGAGCGGGCCTTAAAATCGGCCTTAGCTAGCAGCACCTTTGCTTTACCGCTGAGCGAATTGGAACATATTAACCAAGATGAGTTGCTTTGGGAGAAGCGGGTTTTACAATTTCAGGGCTATCTTAAAAGCTGGCATAAACAGGGCGTATTGCCAATGCTGCGCAAAATCATGCATGACTTTCAGCTGCCTCAGCGCTTGGTGCAGCGAGCAAATGGCGAGCGCGCCTTGACCAACTTGCTGCATTTAGCTGAATTGCTACAGCATGCCGCGCGTGAACTGGATGGCGAGTTTGCTTTATTACGTTACTTACAAACCGCTTGTATTGGCCAGGCTGGCAGCGCTCAAGAGCAAGTTCTGCGCTTAGAAAGCGATGAATCATTGGTACGGGTAATCACCATCCATAAATCGAAAGGCCTAGAGTATCCGCTCGTATTTTTGCCGTTTATTTGTGGGTTCCGTGCTCAAGAAGGCAAGCAGCCGTTTACTATTCAGGTGGATGGTAAGCGCCAGTTGATGCTGCATGCTGATCAGCAGAGCCTTGTCCAAGCCGAGAAAGAGCGCTTAGGGGAAGATTTACGCTTACTCTATGTTGCCTTAACTCGAGCACGTCATGCCTGCTGGTTAGGCATGGCCGACTTAAAAAAAGGCCGAGGCAAGACGTCAGTGCTGCACCATAGCGCTATTGGCTATTTGTTAAATAACGGACAAGCACTGGCCACCAGTCAAGGTTTAGAACAATGGCTAGAGCCTTTTAAGCAGCTCGACGGTCACTCTAATTTGATCAGTGCTGTAAGCGCCTTACCAGAACCTACCGATGACTTTTTACACAATAATTTAGCGGACTTTGAAGCCAAATGGCGCAAACCGCTACGGCGCACCCGCGAGCACTGGTGGATTGCTTCATACAGTGCATTGCGTCTTACCGCAGAAGCGCCAGTAAGTGACGCCAAATCCGCTGAACGTGTAGAGGACCTAGCACCGCAGACAGCGCTGGCACAAAACATCAGTGACGACGAGCAAGATGACCTTACTGCAGCTTCGCTGCCAAGCACTACAGCGTCACACATACCAGAAGGCATGCACAGTTTTCCACGTGGCGCGAAACCCGGTACGTTTTTGCACGGATTGTTGGAGTGGGCGGCTGAGCAAGGCTTTGCGGCAACACTGCAAGACCCCGAAGGCGCGCAGACCTATATTCAAGCACGCAGCGAAAGCTATGGTTTTGAGGCATATAGCGATCTGCTTTTGTCGTGGTTAAAGGATTACCTCACGTACCCTTTTATGATTGATGGGCAGCCGATGGTTTTATCTGAACTGCAGCATTACCAAGCAGAGATGGAGTTTTGGTTTGCTACCAGCAAAGCCGACACCCAGTTACTTGACCAGTCTGTGCGTGAGTTTGTGTTGGCAGATGCGCCACGCCCCTATTTAGTACCTGAGCGCTTAAACGGCATGTTTAAGGGCTTTATTGACTTAGTGCTAGAGCACCAAGGCCGCTATTATGTGGTGGATTACAAGTCGAACTGGCTGGGCGAACAGGATGCTGACTACAGTTTCGAAACGATGAACGAATCAGTGTTAGAGCACCGTTATGACCTGCAATACGCTTTATATATTTTGGCACTGCATCGATTGCTAAAACTACGCATCAGTGACTATGACTATGACACCCATATGGGCGGTGCTGTCTATATGTTTTTACGCGGCGCACGCAATGACAGCCAAGGCTTGCACTGCGCAAGACCAGATCGCCAGTTAATTGAACAAATGGATGCGTTATTTAAAGTCAAAACCCAGGAGGCGCAAGCATGA
- the recC gene encoding exodeoxyribonuclease V subunit gamma, with translation MPATQTPQPGFIVAHSNHLEELRDLVVQWTKIDPLQPLENENILVQSNGIAQWLKLALASDSGCAIAAGLKVGLPARFIWQIYRHVLGTESVAQSSPFDKAPLTWRLMRVLAQIIDQPAFAPLQHFLAHDPDLRKRYQLAERLADLFDQYQVYRSDWLKDWALGDDQLRQMDGQPSVSLEKTQARQPTVAWQAALWRVLIADIGEEAIHSSRAAVHPRFIQAMQNLQQAPAGLPRRIIVFGISSLPAQMVEALAAISRFSQVMLCVHNPCQFHWADIVEDKQLLRHEYRRQSRKAGFPEALSIEQLHQFAHPLLAAWGKQGRDYISLLDQYDQLESYQAQFNNQGQRVDIFEDGKTATLLEQLHNDILHLRPLADTQATWPTVNPLTDDSLRFHITHSAQREVEVLHDQLLACFNADPSLKPRDIIVMVPDIDSYAPHIQAVFAQHARDDLRQIPFTVSDQAEQSTEPLLIALHELLRLPESRLTVTDIMSFLDVPAMRARFAIDEAHLPILQNWLAGAGVRWGLNATHRENFSLPANLTQNTWDFGLQRMLLGYAMGDSDAYAGIQPYDEVGGLDAALIGPLTHFLDALQGLHAQLSVIQHVSDWRSIFLNLLEQFFLVEEDAEYLLVQRMREGCELWAELCEHAQLDEPLSLAVAREAWLSNIESDHLSQRFLAGSVNFCTLMPMRAIPFRMVCLLGMNDGDYPRVQAPLDFDLMASDYRPGDRSRREDDRYLLLEALLSAREKLYISWVGRSVRDNTERPPSVLIAQLRDHLRSGWRLAEDTSLLDALTTVHPLQPFSQHYFSNQTDTAALFTYASEWAVLHQTLDQHGTDALADFVPASSITPEMLQRFLADPVKYFFSERLKVYLDQAELELYEDEPFALDGLQRFSLQRELLNVGQHADAQADFSVVLQQHSEKLQRSGALPLCAFGERAREELIEPLLSQLERYRSHCQHWSQLEDSARIIDLRHGLVHLEGWLAGLRRTEQDNTEASEYARIELLPGKIHVGRERRWHRLLRPWVQHVLLNASGAQTQTLIFAQESSIAFASIATDSATKIAHDWLEAWQHGLNAPLPVALKTAMSFLKDQSDDKAKTVYEGGFNVSGEVQNSAALARQFPTFADLVADGDFSFWAQQLYGSLFNAEIINLDRQGDAQ, from the coding sequence ATGCCAGCCACCCAGACGCCTCAGCCAGGCTTTATTGTTGCGCACAGCAACCACTTGGAAGAACTGCGTGATTTAGTCGTGCAGTGGACAAAAATCGATCCTTTACAGCCTCTTGAAAATGAAAACATCTTGGTGCAAAGCAACGGTATTGCGCAGTGGTTAAAGCTGGCGTTAGCCAGTGATAGTGGCTGCGCAATTGCCGCAGGCTTAAAAGTTGGTTTGCCTGCACGTTTTATCTGGCAGATCTATCGTCACGTGTTGGGCACTGAGAGTGTTGCGCAAAGCTCACCCTTTGATAAAGCACCACTGACTTGGCGTTTAATGCGCGTGTTAGCACAGATCATTGACCAGCCCGCCTTTGCACCGTTGCAGCACTTTTTGGCTCATGACCCAGACCTACGCAAACGCTACCAACTGGCTGAGCGCTTGGCTGACTTGTTTGATCAATACCAAGTGTATCGCTCGGATTGGTTGAAAGACTGGGCGTTGGGCGACGATCAATTACGGCAAATGGATGGCCAGCCTTCAGTCAGCCTAGAGAAAACCCAGGCGCGCCAGCCAACCGTAGCCTGGCAAGCAGCGCTCTGGCGCGTGCTGATTGCTGATATTGGTGAAGAGGCCATCCATAGTAGCCGCGCAGCGGTGCATCCACGCTTTATTCAAGCGATGCAAAACTTGCAGCAGGCGCCAGCAGGCTTGCCGCGGCGCATTATTGTCTTTGGGATATCCTCACTGCCTGCGCAAATGGTTGAAGCTTTAGCAGCGATCAGCCGCTTTAGCCAAGTGATGCTCTGCGTGCACAATCCTTGTCAGTTTCATTGGGCGGATATTGTTGAAGATAAACAATTGCTACGCCATGAGTACCGTCGGCAAAGTCGCAAAGCAGGCTTCCCTGAGGCTTTATCGATTGAACAGTTACACCAATTTGCTCACCCTTTATTAGCCGCTTGGGGCAAACAGGGGCGCGACTATATTAGTCTGTTGGACCAATATGACCAGCTGGAAAGTTATCAGGCGCAGTTTAATAATCAAGGGCAACGCGTTGATATCTTTGAAGATGGCAAAACAGCAACACTGCTCGAACAGCTGCACAATGACATTTTACATTTACGACCCTTAGCTGACACCCAAGCCACATGGCCGACTGTGAACCCGCTGACTGATGACTCTTTGCGTTTTCATATTACGCACAGCGCACAACGAGAAGTGGAAGTTTTGCATGATCAATTGCTGGCCTGCTTTAACGCTGACCCTAGTTTAAAACCGCGCGATATAATTGTCATGGTGCCCGATATCGACAGCTATGCACCACACATTCAAGCGGTGTTTGCCCAACATGCACGTGATGATCTGCGCCAGATTCCCTTTACCGTGTCTGATCAAGCGGAGCAGAGCACAGAGCCCTTACTGATTGCTTTACATGAGTTACTGCGTTTACCTGAATCACGCTTGACCGTCACCGATATTATGAGTTTCTTAGATGTGCCAGCAATGCGTGCGCGCTTCGCCATCGATGAAGCACATTTACCCATTTTGCAAAACTGGCTCGCTGGGGCGGGGGTGCGCTGGGGACTAAATGCGACGCACCGTGAAAATTTTTCCTTGCCAGCCAACCTCACGCAGAACACTTGGGACTTTGGTCTGCAACGTATGCTGCTAGGCTATGCCATGGGTGACAGCGATGCCTATGCAGGTATTCAGCCGTATGACGAAGTCGGCGGCCTTGATGCCGCATTGATTGGTCCGCTGACCCATTTTCTTGATGCGCTGCAGGGCTTGCATGCGCAGCTGAGTGTCATCCAGCATGTCTCTGACTGGCGCAGTATCTTCCTCAATCTACTTGAGCAGTTCTTCTTGGTTGAGGAGGATGCAGAGTATTTATTAGTGCAACGCATGCGTGAAGGCTGTGAGTTGTGGGCCGAGCTGTGTGAGCACGCTCAGCTCGACGAGCCACTGAGCCTAGCTGTAGCCCGTGAAGCATGGCTTAGCAATATTGAGAGTGATCATCTGAGTCAGCGCTTTTTAGCCGGTTCCGTCAACTTTTGCACATTGATGCCGATGCGTGCCATTCCGTTTCGTATGGTCTGTTTGCTGGGGATGAATGATGGTGATTATCCGCGGGTACAGGCGCCATTAGACTTTGACTTAATGGCTAGCGACTACCGTCCCGGCGACCGCTCACGGCGTGAGGATGATCGCTACTTATTATTAGAGGCACTACTGTCAGCCCGTGAAAAACTGTATATCAGCTGGGTAGGGCGCAGCGTGCGGGATAATACTGAGCGTCCACCTTCAGTCTTAATTGCGCAGCTACGTGACCACCTACGCAGTGGCTGGCGTTTAGCTGAGGACACGTCGCTACTGGATGCGCTGACGACCGTACACCCCTTGCAACCGTTTAGTCAGCATTATTTTTCCAATCAAACCGACACAGCAGCTTTATTTACCTACGCATCGGAGTGGGCTGTTTTACATCAAACACTTGATCAGCACGGCACAGATGCTCTCGCTGACTTTGTTCCTGCCAGTAGCATTACCCCAGAGATGTTGCAGCGTTTTTTAGCAGACCCAGTGAAATATTTCTTTAGTGAACGCCTTAAAGTGTATTTGGATCAAGCTGAGCTTGAGCTATACGAAGATGAACCCTTTGCTTTGGATGGTTTACAGCGCTTTAGCCTGCAACGAGAGTTACTCAATGTAGGTCAGCATGCCGATGCACAGGCTGATTTTTCGGTGGTCTTGCAGCAGCACAGTGAAAAGTTACAGCGCAGTGGCGCGCTCCCCTTATGCGCCTTTGGTGAGCGCGCACGTGAAGAGTTGATTGAGCCGCTGCTCAGTCAATTAGAACGCTACCGCAGCCATTGCCAGCATTGGTCACAGCTAGAAGATAGCGCACGCATTATTGATTTACGCCACGGGCTGGTGCATTTAGAAGGTTGGCTGGCCGGCTTACGCCGCACAGAGCAAGACAATACAGAGGCTAGCGAGTATGCGCGGATTGAATTGTTACCCGGAAAAATACATGTTGGACGCGAGCGGCGTTGGCATCGTTTATTACGGCCATGGGTGCAGCATGTGTTGCTCAATGCTAGCGGTGCGCAAACTCAAACCCTGATTTTTGCCCAAGAAAGCAGTATAGCCTTTGCCAGTATTGCAACAGATAGTGCTACAAAAATTGCCCATGACTGGCTGGAGGCGTGGCAGCATGGTCTTAATGCGCCGTTACCGGTGGCGCTAAAAACCGCCATGAGCTTTTTAAAGGATCAGTCTGATGATAAGGCTAAAACTGTGTATGAAGGTGGCTTTAATGTCAGCGGTGAGGTGCAAAACAGCGCAGCGTTAGCGCGTCAGTTCCCGACCTTTGCTGACTTAGTGGCAGATGGTGATTTTAGCTTTTGGGCGCAACAATTGTACGGCTCGCTATTTAATGCTGAGATTATCAATCTAGATCGCCAAGGAGATGCGCAATGA
- a CDS encoding OprD family outer membrane porin, giving the protein MKFSPLARSISLGTLAVAMSLPIAAQAAFIEDSKASLELRNFYMNRDFRNSNTTPNVSNPTIKGSGGETRSKSEEWAQGFLLKYESGFTEGTVGFGIDLIGALGLKLDSGRGTSGTVLLLQDRETDKAQDNYSKMGATAKFRASNSVLKVGTVMPKLPVISSSDSRLLPQLFRGGMVNIQEIEGLSVDLGRLDRVNNRASQDHQALKVNPIYSKSLKYAAKSKAHEATNKRQDSNAFDFASLNYKWGDTGLSTGYHYGKLDGFYKQHIVNGVYVLPIADGQSLKTDLRYAKTSEDGKSGIDNKAISGMLTYTLGYNSFGLGYQKMSGDTGYAYLGETDPFLTNYVQVRDFAAQDEKSWQVRYDYNFAGLGIPGLKEPLKISAYY; this is encoded by the coding sequence ATGAAATTTAGCCCGTTAGCACGTTCAATCAGTCTCGGCACGTTAGCCGTTGCTATGAGCCTCCCAATAGCAGCTCAAGCTGCTTTTATCGAAGACAGCAAAGCCAGCTTAGAGCTGCGCAACTTTTACATGAATCGCGATTTTCGTAATTCCAACACTACGCCTAACGTAAGCAATCCCACTATTAAAGGAAGTGGTGGAGAGACTCGCAGTAAAAGCGAAGAGTGGGCACAAGGCTTTTTGCTTAAGTACGAATCAGGTTTTACTGAAGGTACCGTCGGCTTCGGTATTGACCTCATTGGTGCGCTAGGTTTAAAGCTTGACTCAGGGCGTGGTACCTCTGGAACAGTTCTTTTATTACAAGATAGAGAAACTGATAAAGCACAAGACAATTACAGCAAAATGGGTGCAACTGCAAAATTCCGCGCTTCAAACAGCGTACTGAAAGTTGGCACGGTAATGCCTAAGCTGCCAGTAATTTCTTCTAGTGACTCACGTTTGCTGCCTCAGTTATTCAGAGGTGGCATGGTAAATATTCAAGAAATTGAAGGTTTGTCTGTTGATTTAGGGCGCTTAGATCGCGTCAATAACAGAGCTTCACAAGATCATCAGGCGCTCAAAGTTAACCCCATATACAGCAAAAGCTTAAAGTATGCTGCTAAGAGCAAAGCGCATGAAGCAACCAACAAAAGACAAGACAGCAATGCATTTGACTTTGCTAGCTTGAACTACAAGTGGGGCGATACAGGCTTAAGCACAGGTTACCATTATGGCAAATTGGATGGTTTCTATAAGCAGCATATTGTCAATGGCGTGTATGTTTTACCCATCGCTGATGGCCAATCACTGAAAACTGATTTGCGTTATGCAAAAACATCAGAAGACGGCAAAAGCGGCATTGATAACAAAGCTATCTCTGGAATGCTGACTTACACGCTGGGTTACAATAGCTTCGGTTTAGGCTATCAGAAAATGTCTGGTGATACCGGCTATGCCTACCTTGGTGAAACAGATCCGTTCCTGACTAACTATGTACAGGTGCGTGACTTTGCTGCACAAGATGAGAAATCATGGCAAGTGCGTTATGACTACAACTTTGCTGGCCTAGGTATTCCTGGTCTTAAGGAGCCTCTGAAAATCTCAGCTTATTATTGA
- a CDS encoding IS5 family transposase, whose protein sequence is MSQLTFAEAEYQNKKRKTRREIFLEKMDAIIPWKRLENRAAKHYPKGEMGRPPYPLSVMLRVHCLQLFYNLSDPALEDSLYEIESIRRFAGLRLSDNIPDETTILNFRHFLEKHGLGKLFLKEINKHLQHQGLLFREGTIVDASIISAPSSTKNQSRKRDPEMHSSKKGNQWHFGMKMHIGVDDVTGMIHSVESTAANVHDVTMTASLLHGEEKRVFGDAGYLGVEKRRENKERKNLAWLISARISKRKTMTENEQEIEKMKAKLRAKVEHPFRYIKCVFGYNKVRYKGLDKNHNRLCLLAGLTNLMISRKYLLA, encoded by the coding sequence ATGAGCCAACTGACCTTTGCCGAAGCAGAGTACCAGAACAAAAAGCGTAAGACGCGTCGTGAGATTTTCTTGGAAAAAATGGATGCCATTATTCCTTGGAAGCGCTTGGAGAATCGCGCCGCTAAGCATTACCCAAAAGGTGAAATGGGGCGTCCCCCTTATCCGCTCAGTGTGATGCTGCGTGTGCATTGCTTGCAGTTGTTCTACAACCTTAGCGATCCTGCTCTGGAAGATTCGCTGTATGAAATTGAATCAATACGCCGCTTTGCAGGATTGCGTTTGTCAGACAATATTCCTGATGAAACAACGATTTTAAACTTCCGTCACTTCCTTGAAAAGCATGGGCTGGGCAAGCTATTTCTGAAGGAAATTAACAAGCACTTGCAGCATCAAGGCTTGCTGTTTCGCGAAGGCACCATTGTGGATGCCAGCATTATTTCCGCACCGAGCTCAACGAAAAATCAAAGCCGCAAGCGCGACCCAGAAATGCATTCCAGCAAGAAAGGCAACCAATGGCACTTTGGCATGAAGATGCATATCGGCGTGGATGATGTCACAGGTATGATTCATAGCGTGGAAAGTACGGCTGCCAATGTGCACGACGTAACCATGACTGCAAGCCTTCTACATGGCGAAGAAAAGCGTGTATTTGGTGATGCTGGATACCTAGGTGTTGAAAAACGCAGGGAAAACAAAGAGCGCAAAAATCTTGCCTGGCTGATCAGTGCTCGAATCAGTAAGCGTAAAACCATGACCGAAAATGAGCAGGAAATTGAAAAAATGAAAGCCAAGCTACGCGCTAAAGTTGAGCATCCGTTTCGCTACATCAAGTGCGTATTTGGCTATAACAAAGTCCGTTACAAAGGGCTTGATAAAAACCATAACCGTTTATGCCTGCTAGCAGGACTAACGAACCTCATGATCAGCAGAAAATACTTGCTGGCTTAG
- a CDS encoding YqjD family protein — MAKKNTSADSQQLISEFKALVSDTEQLLQHSAELTGEKAEELRGQIHSSLQRARQALGSTEQAIRERGKEVLHDSEEYVREHPLQSLAIGAGVGFLLGLLVSRR; from the coding sequence ATGGCTAAAAAAAACACATCCGCAGACAGTCAACAGTTAATATCTGAATTTAAAGCCTTAGTCTCTGATACTGAACAGTTGTTGCAGCATTCTGCCGAGCTGACTGGCGAAAAGGCTGAAGAGCTGCGCGGGCAAATCCACTCAAGTCTTCAACGGGCGCGTCAAGCCCTCGGTTCAACCGAACAGGCTATACGCGAGCGTGGTAAAGAAGTATTGCACGACAGTGAAGAATATGTTCGCGAGCACCCACTGCAGTCTTTAGCGATTGGCGCTGGTGTTGGCTTTTTATTAGGCCTTCTGGTGTCTAGGCGTTAA
- a CDS encoding phage holin family protein, whose translation MSEHNFTDTTRRLGAASLDLLSDHAELFALELQEQKNHSSQQLIWLGLSAACGFMLFLLLNGLLIVLFWHAYQHLLLLVMSAFYAGLGLLCIWRVKSAQRNAQAPFSATLQELKRTKEQFLP comes from the coding sequence ATGTCGGAACACAATTTTACAGATACAACGCGGCGCTTAGGCGCTGCGTCTTTGGATTTACTCAGCGATCATGCCGAGCTGTTTGCTCTTGAACTGCAAGAACAAAAAAATCATAGCAGCCAGCAGCTGATCTGGCTTGGCCTCAGTGCTGCCTGTGGTTTTATGCTGTTTTTACTGCTCAATGGTTTGCTGATTGTCTTGTTTTGGCATGCGTATCAGCACTTGCTATTGCTGGTTATGTCGGCTTTTTATGCAGGGCTCGGATTGCTATGCATCTGGCGTGTTAAATCGGCCCAACGTAATGCACAAGCACCCTTTAGTGCGACTCTGCAAGAACTTAAAAGAACTAAAGAGCAGTTTTTGCCATGA